The genomic interval CTGGGTGGGTGCGGTGGACCGCGACCGCCTGGCCCGTGTGCTGGACGGCCAGGCCATGCCAGAGGTAGTGGACGCAGTGAACGCCGCGCCCTACGCCGTCCCCTTGCGTGCAGACCACCCCGCACAGGCTGTGGCCTGAACCCGAAAGCCCGGCCCCATGCACCCCACCGATCCAAGCAGCCTGCTGCGCGCCATGTTCGATGCCGCCATCGCTGCCGCCCAGCCTGCGCTGTGCGTACCGCCCCATCTGCCAGCTGCGCCAAAAGGCCGGTTGGTGGTGATCGGCGCAGGCAAGGCCTCCGCCGCCATGGCCCGTGCGGTAGAAGACCACTGGCCAGGCCCGCTCACCGGCCTGGTCGTTACCCGCTACGGCTACGCCGTGCCCTGCGACCGCATCGAGATCGTCGAGGCCGCCCATCCGGTGCCCGATACCGCCGGCGAAATGGCCGCGCGCCGCATGCTGCAGCTGGTACAGGGCCTGACCGAAGACGACCTGGTGCTGTGCCTGGTCTCCGGTGGCGGCTCGTCTTTGTTGCCATTGCCGCTGCCCGGGCTGGCCCTGGCCGACAAACAGGCACTGAACCGCGCCCTGCTGGCCAGCGGTGCCAGCATCCGCGAGATGAACTGCGTGCGCCGCCACCTGTCGGCCATCAAGGGGGGCCGTCTGGCCGCCGCCTGCCACCCGGCGCGGGTGCTCAACCTGCTGCTGTCCGACGTGCCGGGCGACGATCCCATCGACATCGCCTCCGGCCCTACCGTGCCCGACCCCAGCACCTGTGCCGACGCGCTGGCCATCTTGCGCCGCTACGCGATTCCCGTGCCGCCGCAGGCGCTGGCCTGGCTGGAAAGCGGCGCGGGCGAAACCCTGAAACCCGGCGATGCGCGCCTGCCCCGTACCGAAACCCGCTGCATTGCCACCCCCCAAATGGCGCTGGAAGCCGCCGCCGCCGTGGCCCGGCATGCCGGTTACACGCCCTACATCCTGGGCGATGCCATCGAGGGCGAAGCGCGCGATGTCGCCAAAACCCTGGCTGGCCTGGCGCTGCAGGTGGCACACCGGGGCCAGCCGTTCACCGCCCCCTGCGTACTGCTGTCCGGCGGCGAGACCACGGTGACCGTGCGCGGCCACGGGCGTGGCGGGCGCAATGTGGAGTTTCTGCTCTCGCTGGGCATTGCCCTGGACGGCGCGCCGGGCATCCACGCGCTGGCGGGCGACACCGACGGCGTGGACGGCCAGGAGGAGATTGCGGGGGCGGTACTGGCCCCCGACACACTGGCCCGCGCCTGGGCGCAGGGCCTGAGGCCGCGCGAGCGCCTCGACGACAACGACGGACACGGTTTCTTCGAGGCGCTGGGCGACTCGGTGGTGACCGGCCCGACGCTGACCAACGTAAACGACTTTCGCGCCATCGTGATCACCGCTGGCGCTTGCAAGGAAACTGGATATGCGACGTAACAAGCACGCCAAGATCGTGGCCACACTCGGCCCGGCCAGCGACGACAAATCCACCATCCGGGCGCTGTTCGATGCCGGGGCCGATGTGTTCCGACTCAACTTCAGCCACGGCAAGCACGCCGACCACCAGCGCCGCCTCGACCTGCTGCGCGAGATCGAGCGCGACACTGGCCGCCCCATCGCGGTGCTGCTGGACCTGCAAGGCCCCAAGCTGCGCATCGGCACCTTTGCCGCCGGCCCGGTGAGCCTGGCCGAAGGTGCTGCATTCCGGTTCGATCTGGACAGCCAGACATCCGGCAGCAGCAGCCGGGTGGCGCTGCCCCACCCGGAGATTTTTGCGGCATTGGAAATCGGCACCGAGCTGTTGCTGGACGATGGTCGCCTGCGCCTGCGCGTCGAGCGTTTCGGACCCGACTTCGCCGACACCCGCGTGATCAACGGTGGCCCGCTGTCCGACCGCAAGGGCGTGAACGTACCCGGCGTGGTGCTGCCCCTGTCGGCCCTGACCGAGAAGGACCGGGCCGACCTGGCCTTCGGTCTGACGCTGGGCATCGACTGGGTCGCGCTGTCCTTCGTGCAGCGGCCCGAGGACATCATTGCGCTGCGCGCCATCGTTGCGGGCCAGGCCGGCATCGTCGCCAAACTGGAGAAACCGGCCGCCATCGCCGCGCTGGAGGCCATCGTGGCCGAGACCGATGCGGTGATGGTGGCGCGTGGCGACCTGGGGGTGGAAATGCCCGCCGAGCAGGTGCCGTCGATCCAGAAGCGCATCGTCCACGCCTGCCGCCGCGCGGGCAAGCCCGTCATCGTGGCCACGCAGATGCTGGAGTCGATGGTGGCCGCCCCGGTGCCTACCCGCGCCGAGGCCTCGGACGTGGCCACCGCCGTCTACGAAGGGGCCGACGCGGTGATGCTATCGGCCGAATCGGCCAGTGGCCGCTACCCGGTGGAGGCCGTGCAGATGATGGCACGCATCATCGCCCACACCGAGAGCGACCCGCGCTACCGCGAAGCCATCGACGCAGCGCACCCCGCACCCCTGGCGCTGGCGGCAGATGCCATCGGCAGCGCACTGCGCGACATCACCGGCCTGCTGAATGCAGCGGCCACCGTGGCCTACACCAGCTCGGGCTACTCGGCCCTGCGCATGGCACGGGAGCGGCCCCATGCGCCCATTCTCGGCATGACCCCCGCGCTGGCCACTGCGCGCCGCCTGGCCCTGGTGTGGGGTGTCCATGCCGTGCTGTGCCCTGAGGTGGCCGACGTGCCCGAGATGGCCGCATTGGCCAGCCGCACCACCCTGCAAGAAGGCTTCGGCACCCCGGGCCAAACCATCGTCATTTCGGCAGGCATGCCGTTTGGGACATCTGGCACCACCAACCTGCTGCGCATTGCGCATATCTGAGCCCGCACCCAACCCGCTGGAGACCCCCATGAAAAAAGCATCTATCCGCACCACGGGCCTTTTCCTGGCCCCGGCTATGGCCCTGGCCGTATCCGCAGGCAGCGCCCTGGCCCAAGCCTGGCCGGGCAAGGCTATCCACCTGGTCGTACCGTTTCCGCCCGGCGGCACCACCGATGTACTGGCCCGCGCGCTGGGTGACAAACTGGCACAAAGTCTGGGTCAGCCGGTCATCGTGGAGAACAAGGCCGGCGCCGGGGCCACGCTGGGCGCGGACTATGTCGCCAAGTCCAAACCCGACGGCTATACCCTGCTGATGGGTGCTGTGCACCACACCATCGCCCCGGCGGTGTATAAAAAACTGCCCTACGACTTCCAGAAGGATTTCGCACCCATCACCACCGTGGCCATGGTGCCCAATGTGCTGGTGGTCAACGCCAATACCCCGGCCAAAACCACCACCGAGCTGGTGGCCCTGGCCAAGGCCCAGCCCGGCAAACTGACCTACGGCTCCAACGGCAACGGCACGGCCCAGCACCTGATTGGCACGCAGTTCGAGAATCTGACCGCCACCGACATCATCCACGTGCCCTACAAAGGCAGCGGCCCGCTGGCGGTGGACCTGCTGGGTGGGCAGATCACGATGTCGTTCGACACCATCACCCCGGTGCTGCAGCACATCAAGGGCGGCAAGCTGCGCGCTCTGGCCGTCACCACCGCCAAGCGCTCCTCCGCCCTTCCCGATGTGCCCACACTGGACGAGGCCGGGCTGAAGGGCTTCAACATCGGCACCTGGTTTGGCGTGCTGGCCCCGGTGGCCACCCCCAAGGACATCACGCTGCGGCTGAACACCGAGATCGTCAAAGTGGTGCAGTCACCCGACTTTCGCAAGCGCATGGAGGAGATTGGGGCCGAGCCCATCGGCAACAGCGCCGATCAGATGGCCCAGCAGATCAAGGACGAATCCGACAAGTTCGCCAAGCTGGTGAAAGACAGCAAGGTGGCGGTGGAGTAGGCCAAAATTTAGGTATAAAAAAGGCAGCTAGCGCTTATTGGATAAGCACAAGAAGCTACAAATTTTGTAGTATTTGCAGCCCACCCGCTCAAAAGCCGGTTTGGCAGGTAAACAGCACCCAGCATGCGGGCTTTTTCCAGCTGCGGCACGCGCATGCCGCGCGCGGCTTCCAAAAGCCTTTTCTTGAACCCAGTTGGCACACTGGTTTGTAGACCGCACGGCATACATTCTCAGAAGAAATTGACAGATAGCGCTTATAGAACAAGCTTCTTTAGCTATTAATTTTATAGCTTTTTTCGAAAAACCTATCCCCTACAATGGAACCACCCCAAGGCAAGTCGTGTGAAGGCGTGCGGTGCGCCCAGCTGGCTTCGCACCGTGAAAGGTCTCCGTTCGATGATCTCTATTGCCTCTCCGCAGCCCGGGAACCGCAGTGCCGCGTGGCCTTTGCTGGCCAAGGCCACCCTGGTAGCCCTGCTGCTCACCGCGCCAGCTTGGATTTTGGGCCCGATCTTCGGCGACGACTTCTTCTACCACCTGCTCTACAACACCTTCTTCAATGAGCAGCTGCGCGCGGGAGATTTCTATCCGCGCTGGCTTTTCAACGGCAATGCCGGTCTTGGCGGCCCGGTTTTCTTCTTCTACGGCGCGGTCCCGTCGTTTGCCACCTGCTTCTTCTCCGTTTTTGGACTGAGCGTTCCGCACCAAATGGGGGCGGCCGTGTTTGTGGCCACCTTGGGCAGCGGTGTAGCCGCCTATGTATGGGCCCAGATGGTGGTCTCCCGCCCGGCGGCGGTGGCGGCAGCCTTGCTGTATATGGCGCACCCCTACCACCTCAATGTCGATCTGTATCTGCGTTTTGCCTTTGCAGAATACTGGTCTTTTGTCTGGATGCCGCTGGTCTTTGCCGCCATGGTGGCAATCACCCGCGGTCGGCCCCATTTTTGGCTGTTGGGTGCGGTCTCGTATGCCTTGCTGATCGCGACCCATCCGCCCAGCGTGTTGATCTTTACCGGTCTGCTGGTTCCTTACGGGCTCTGCCTGCTGGTTGCGGCACCGGGACCGCAGCGGCTGGCCATCGCAGCCCGCATGGCCGGGTCGTTGGTACTCGGGGTCGCCCTGGCCGGCATCTACCTGGTGCCCGCCCTGACCACCCAACAGTTCGCCAGCTATGCCGAGGTGTTGAAAGTGTGGGATGCCCGCTTTTTTGTGGACCATGCTGGCCTGTGGCGCGACGGGTTGTTGCTGTCGCACGTGTGGCGCTATGGTGCCGATCCGGCCATGATGGTCTATGCCAATGCGGTGGCGTTCTCGCTGCTGGTGACCATGGTCTGCGTGGGTGTGGCCTGCGTGCGCGCCGAGTCGCCCCGCCAGCGCCTGTGGCCCCTGTTCTGGGCCTTGATCGTCGCGCTGACGATGTGGTCCATGGGCCGTGACGCCCTGCCTTTCTGGGAATTCGCGCACTACCTGCAACGCATCCAGACCCCCACCCGGCTCAATATGGCCATGGTGCTGGCGCTGGTGCCCCTGGTCGGGTACGCGGTAGACCGCTGGCCGCCCGGCAGAGCGCTCGCCGTAGTGGCGTGGGTGGTGGTGGCGGTGTATGCCGCCACGTTCTGGGTCCCCTCGGCTAAACAGATCTACTGGGGCTGGACCAAGTATGCCCATGTGCAGACGGGCAGTGCCATCTTGCCGCCAGAATCACGCCCGGTGGAGGTTCCCCGCGCGCTGGCCAGCAACGCAGCGATGTCCGCACTGGGCGAGGCCACGCCCCGCGCAGCCTTTCTTTCGGGCTTGGGAACCGTGTCAACGCCGCAATGGGGGCCCAATGGCATCGTGGTGGAAACCCAAAACGCCCAAGCGGATGCCCTCGTCGTACACCAGTTCAACTACCCGGGCTGGCGTGTGGTGAGTACACCACCCAGCGCTTTCAGTGTGGGTGCCACGCCCCAAGGCCTGCTGTCCATCCAGCTTCCGGCCGGTACGTACCGCTTGTCTATCACCCGCAGCAAGTTGCCTGCGGAATGGACGGGGCTGGCGATCACGGCGAGCGCGGTGGTGGTCGCACTGGGCGTGCTGCTGGTGATACGCCGCCGGAAAAGGCTATGACTTCTTCCAGGTGAACATCGCCGAGGCCACGTAGTTCCACACCGTGCCGACCACCACGCCGGCCAACCCGGCAAGCCACCATTCCTGCTGGCGGTTGAAGATCATGTTGGCCACGCCCACATTGCCCACTGCACCGACACCGCAGACCAGGTAGAACGACAACAAGCCGGTGAAAAAGTGCATGCCGCGCAAGCGCCGGTCGCGGTAGGTGAGAAAGTTGTTCAGAACGTAGTTGGATGTCATGGCGGCCAGCGTGGCCACGATCTGCCCGACCGCGAACGGCACATTTCCTACGCGGAACGCCAGGAAGAGGATCAAAAAGTGGACGAACAGACCGCTCCCACCCACCAGCGAAAACAGAATCAGGCGCGGCGGCAGAATATGGCCGAAGCGCTTGTCCAGGATCAGCATGATGTACTGCCAGAGCACGGCAGAATCCAGCTTGCTCTCCCCCGCGAAGCGCTCGCGGAAGACGAATGGCAGTTCCGCGTAGCGCGGGGGCGTTGGCGACGACGCAAACAGGTCCAACAAAATCTTGTACCCCTCGCCGGACAGCCGCCGGACAGCGCGGTCGAAAGCCTCGCGCTGAACCAGGAAAAATCCACTCATCGGATCGGTGAGCGGCGATGCCACGACCAGCTTGGCCAGGTAGGTGGCAAACCGGCTCATGGCCGCGCGCTTGTTGTCCCATTCGCCGACCGAGCCGCCTTCGCAGTAACGGCTGGCAACCACGAAATCCAGTTTGTCCTCGCGCACCTTGGCCAACATACGCGGAAGCAGCGTCTCATCGTGCTGCAAATCGGCATCCATCACCACGATAGAGGGAGCTGATGAGGCCAGAACGCCCTCCACCACCGCCCGCGACAAGCCGCGTCGGCCGATGCGGTGCAGGCAGCGCACGCGGGAGTCTTCCCGGGCGATGCTGCGAACCAAGTCGGACGTTCCGTCGGGCGAATCGTCATCGACGTAAATCACTTCCCAGCGGATGCCTGCCAACACGGCATCTAACCGGGATATCAACTCGCGGATATTGTCGCGTTCGTTGAACGACGGCACCACGATCGAGAGCTCAAGCATCACGTTTCTTTCAAAGGATGGTCGCCGGACGGCCCCCTAGAAACATTTTGGCACATGAGTTACTTGCGTTGCCGAATCAAGCCAACTCGTTACAACCCTCCACCGCTTTCCGACTGGAACTCTACAACGAGCCCAATGGGAAATGCAACGGGATGCCTGTCAGATGGCCCCCGGATCCAACCCGTTGCCCCCTGCCGTCACTCCCACTCAATAGTGGCAGGTGGTTTGCTCGATACGTCGTAGGTCACGCGGTTGATGCCGCGCACTTCGTTGATGATGCGGCCCGACACCTTTTTGAGCAGCGCGTAGGGCAGCTCGGCCCAGTCGGCGGTCATGAAGTCGCTGGTTTGCACCGCGCGCAGGGCCACCACGTAGTCGTAGGTGCGGCCATCGCCCATTACGCCCACGCTCTTGACGGGCAGGAACACGGTGAACGCCTGGCTGGTGAGCTGGTACCAGGTCTTTCCGGTGGCCTCGTCCTTAAAGTTGTGTAGCTCTTCAATGAAGATCGCGTCGGCCCGGCGCAGCAGGTCGGCATATTCCTTCTTCACTTCGCCCAGGATGCGGACCCCCAGGCCGGGGCCGGGGAAGGGGTGGCGATAGACCATGTTGGCGGGCAGGCCCAGGGCCACGCCGAGTTCGCGCACTTCGTCTTTGAACAGTTCGCGCAGGGGCTCCAGCAGCTTCAGGCCCAGTTGCTCGGGCAGGCCGCCCACGTTGTGGTGGCTCTTGATGGTGACGGCTTTTTTGCTTTTGGCACCGCCGGACTCGATCACGTCGGGGTAGATGGTGCCCTGGGCCAGCCACTTGGCACCTTTTGCGCCCTCGCCTTTGAGCTTGGCAGCTTCTTGTTTGAACACGGTGACAAACTCGCCGCCGATGATCTTGCGCTTGGCTTCGGGGTCGGTCACGCCCGCCAGTTTGCCCAGGAACAGGTCGCTGGCATCGGCACGGATCACCTTGGCGTGCAGCTTACCCACGAACATGTCCATCACCATGTCGCCCTCATTCAGACGCAGCAGGCCGTGGTCTACAAAGACGCAGGTCAGTTGGTCGCCAATCGCGCGGTGGATTAGGGCAGCGGCCACGGACGAGTCGACGCCGCCCGACAGACCCAGAATCACCTCTTCATCGCCCACCTGGGCACGGATGTGGGCTACGGCCTCGGCGATGTAATCGCCCATGATCCAGTCGGGGCGGGTGCCGCAGATGCCGAGCACAAAGCGGTTCAGCAGCGCCTGGCCTAGTACCGTGTGGGTCACTTCGGGATGGAACTGCACGGCATAGAAATGGCGGGATTCGTCGGCCATGCCGGCGATGGGGCAGCTGTCGGTGCTGGCCATCAGCTTGAAGCCAGGGGGCAGCTCGGTGACCTTGTCGCCATGGCTCATCCACACATTGAGCATGCCCTCGCCCTCGGGCGTGGTGAAGTCGGCAATGTCTTTGAGCAGTGCGGTGTGGCCGCGGGCGCGCACGCTGGCAAAACCGAATTCACGGGTGTGACCGGTTTCCACCTTGCCACCCAGTTGCTGCGCCATGGTTTGCATGCCGTAGCAAATGCCCAGCACCGGCACCCCCAGGTCGAACACGGCCTGGGGGGCGCGGTCGGTGGTGTCCTCGGTCACGCTGGCGTGGCTGCCTGAGAGGATGATGCCTTTCAGGTTGCCGTCGGCGGCGTAGGCGCGCATCCATTCGTCCGTCACATCGCAGGGATGGACTTCGCAAAACACATGGGCATCGCGCACGCGGCGGGCGATGAGCTGGGTAACTTGCGAACCGAAGTCGAGGATGAGGATTTTTTGATGGGACATGGTTAAAAATGAAAAACGGGCAGCACGTGGGCTGCCCGGATCTATCGACAAAAATGCGCTTTAGGCTTGCGCTGGAATCCGCAGAACCTGGCCGGGGTAGATTTTGTCCGGGCTGCTCAGCATGGGCTTGTTGGCTTCAAAAATCTGCGGGTACAGATTGGCGTTGCCATAGGCTTTTTTGGCCACAGCACTCAAGGTGTCGCCGCTTTCGACCGTGTGGTAGGTGCACTCGGGCACTTCGGGACAGGTCATTTCATCGGCCACACCGGCCACGCCATGGACATTGCCGCAGCAAACGACGATCTTTTCGCGGGTTTCCATGTCGGCCACAGCACCACCCACGGTGACGACCTGGTCGGCGCCATTGAAGCTGATGGTCAACCCGTCGGTAGACAAGCCTTGCGCCTTGATATAGGTGCCAATCGCATCCGCCGCCGCCGTGTTGGCCGCAGCGGCCTTTTCCGCGTTGCTTGGCTCCGCCACTGCAGCAGCGATTTCAGGCTTGTTGCCAAACAGTTTTTGACCAGCTTCTTTGATAAACGAAATCATGCCCATGGAATTTCTCCTTTAAACGGTATACAACCCAACAGCAAAAATACTGTCGGGGCTATTCTGACCGGTAGTTGGGGGCTTCCTTGGTGATTTGCACGTCGTGTACATGGCTTTCGCGGATGCCGGCTGAGGTAATTTCCACAAATTCGGCTTTATTTTTCATATCTTCGATGGTGGCGCAACCGCAGTAGCCCATGCTGGCCCGGATGCCGCCCGCCATTTGGAAAATGATGGAGACCATGGAGCCCTTGTACGGGACCCGGCCTTCGATGCCTTCGGGCACCAGCTTGTCGGCGTTGGGGTTCTCGGTGCTGACTTCCTGGAAGTAGCGGTCGGCACTGCCCTGCTGCATGGCACCGATGCTGCCCATGCCGCGGTAGCTCTTGTAGCTGCGGCCCTGGAACAGCACGACTTCGCCCGGCGCCTCTTCGGTACCGGCAAACATGCCACCCATCATCACGGTGCTGGCACCGGCGGCAATGGCTTTGGCGATGTCGCCGCTGTAGCGGATGCCGCCGTCGGCAATCAGGGGGATGCCGCTGCCCAGCAAGGCGGTGGCCACGTTGTCGATGGCCATGATCTGTGGCACACCCACGCCCGCCACGATGCGGGTGGTGCAAATGCTGCCTGGGCCGATACCGACCTTGACCGCGTCCGCACCGGCTTCGGCCAGGGCCAAGGCGGCGGCACCGGTGGCGATGTTGCCGCCGATCACGTCGATATGGGGGTAGTTTTGCTTGATCCAGCGCACGCGGTCGATCACGCCCTTGCTGTGGCCATGGGCCGTATCCACCACGATGGCATCCACACCGGCTCGCACCAGGGCTTCGACACGTTCTTCCGTGCCCTCGCCCACGCCCACGGCTGCGCCTACGCGCAATTGGCCTTGGGCATCGCGCGCGGCGTTGGGGAAGCTGGTTTGCTTGGTGATGTCTTTAACCGTGATCAGGCCCTTGAGCTCGAACGCGTCGTTGATGACCAGCAGGCGCTCCAGCTTGGATTTGTTCAGCAGCGCCTTGGCTTCGGCCAGCGACGCGCCTTCCTTGACCGTGACCAGCTTCTCGCGCGGGGTCATGATCTGGCTCACGGGCACGTCGTAACGGGTTTCAAAGCGCAAGTCGCGGCTGGTGACGATGCCGACCACCTTGCCGCCGTCGCATACCGGAAAGCCGGAAATGCCCAGCTGGGCCGACATATCGATCACCTGGCGCACGGTGTGGCTGGGGGTGATGATGACGGGATCGCGCAGCACACCGGATTCGTAGCGCTTGACCTTGAGCACTTCGGCAGCTTGCTGCTTGGGTGTAAAGTTTTTGTGCACGATACCCATGCCGCCTTCCTGGGCCATGGCAATAGCCAAGCGGGCTTCGGTGACCGTGTCCATGGCGGCAGACACCAGGGGCAGGTTCAGGGTGATGTTGCGGGAGAGGCGGGTCGCAAGAGACGTGTCCTTGGGCAGGACTTGGGAGAACGCTGGCACTAGCAACACATCGTCGAAAGTGAGCGCTTTTCCTAGCAGACGCATATAGAAAGCTCCAAAAGTCAGATTGTACTAGCCCGCGCGCTCCTCCTTTTCTGTAACAAACGCAGCGCAATTGCGTGCAGACCCGTCCAAAGCGTTCAAATCACCAGGGCCCACCGCTAAACTGCGCGCATGAAACTGCACAAATCGCTTGTTATCGCCCTCGGGTGCGCTTGGTCATTGACTGCACTCGCCCAGTGGCAATGGATTGACAGCGGTGGCAGAAAAGTGTTCAGCGACCGCGGCCCGCCGCCCGACATTCCGGCAAAAAATATTTTGCGCCAACCTGGCGGCACGCCTAAAAATGCGCCGGTTGCCGCGCCTGCCGCACCGGCTTCGGCAGTCTCTGCCCCCAAGGTCAGTGGCGTGGACAAGGCTTTGGAAGAAAAGAAAAAGCAGGCCGAAGCGACCGAAGCCGCCCAACGCAAGGCCGAAGTGGACAAAAACGCCGCGGCCCAGGCCGAAAACTGCACCCGTGCCAAACAGTCCAAGGCCAATTTCGATTCGGGTGTGCGCATTGCCCGCACCAACGACAAGGGCGAGCGCGAAATCCTCGACGACGCGGCCCGTGCCAGCGAACTCAAGCGCCTGCAGGACGTGATCAGCGCCGACTGCAAGTAGGCTCAGTACCCGGCCTTCGCTCCCGCGCGCTTCTTGGTAAACAGGCCCGCACGGCCAGCGCCCTGGCGGCTGAAGCGTGTGCGGCGAGCAACCTTGGGGTCCACGGTAAGCGGGCGGTACAGCTCCACCCGGTCGCCGTCTGCCAACGGCTGGGTAGGCGCAGCCAATTTGCCCCACACCCCGCTATCCAGGCCCAGTGTCTCCACACCCGCAAAAGCGGGAAGCACGCTGCAGGCCTGCAAGGCATCGGCCAAACACGCACCCGCGAGCAACTCCAGCGCCACTTCGACCACCTGGCCGGGCGCCACGGCACACACCACGGTGATGTTCAACCCCGTGTCAGCCATACACCTGCTCGGCGCGCTTCACAAAGGCATCGACCAGACTGCCCGCGATGCGGTCGAACACCGGGCCGACCAGGGCCGATAGCGCGATGTTGTCAAAGCCATAGTTCAGCTGCAGATCGACCCTACAGGCGCGCTGGCTGCCGTCGCCCACAGGGGTGAAGCTCCAGGTGCCATCCAGGTTGGAGAAAGGGCCTTTGATGAGCTTCATCTGCACCTGGCGGCTTGCCGGACTAGTCACATGGGTGTTGTGGGTGACGAACTTCTGGTGGATGCCGCCAAACGCAATGCCCACTTCGGCGGTCATGCCATTGGCTTCTTCGCTGAGCACAGCGGCCTGGTCGCACCAGGGTAAAAACTGCGGATACAGCGCGACCTGGGTCACCAGGGCGAACATTTCTTCGGCGCTGTACCAGATGAGGACGGACTTGTGGACGTTTTTCATAGAATGGAGGGCTGCGCGGGATTGTAGAACCTGCTCCCGCCCTCCTCCCTACTAGCATTCAATGGCCAAAAAACCCGATCCTACCGCCCGCATTGCCGACAACAAAAAGGCCGCTTTCAACTACTTCTTCGAGGAGCGCATCGAGTGCGGCCTGGTGCTGGAAGGCTGGGAGGTCAAGTCGCTGCGCGAAGGCAAGGTGCAGCTCACCGACGGCTACGTGGTGGTGCGCGCGGGCGAGCTGTTTTTGATCGGTTGCCAGATTCACCCGCTGAACTCGGCCTCTACCCACATTAGCCCCGACAAGGTGCGCACCAAGAAGCTGCTGCTGCACAAGGAGCAGATCAAGAAAATGATCGTCAAGGTGGAGCAAAAAGGCTACACCCTGGTGCCGCTGAACCTGCACTGGAAGGCCGGCAAGATCAAGTGCGAGATTGCCCTGGCCAAGGGCAAGGCCGAGCACGACAAGCGCGAC from Comamonadaceae bacterium OS-1 carries:
- the ttuD_2 gene encoding putative hydroxypyruvate reductase gives rise to the protein MHPTDPSSLLRAMFDAAIAAAQPALCVPPHLPAAPKGRLVVIGAGKASAAMARAVEDHWPGPLTGLVVTRYGYAVPCDRIEIVEAAHPVPDTAGEMAARRMLQLVQGLTEDDLVLCLVSGGGSSLLPLPLPGLALADKQALNRALLASGASIREMNCVRRHLSAIKGGRLAAACHPARVLNLLLSDVPGDDPIDIASGPTVPDPSTCADALAILRRYAIPVPPQALAWLESGAGETLKPGDARLPRTETRCIATPQMALEAAAAVARHAGYTPYILGDAIEGEARDVAKTLAGLALQVAHRGQPFTAPCVLLSGGETTVTVRGHGRGGRNVEFLLSLGIALDGAPGIHALAGDTDGVDGQEEIAGAVLAPDTLARAWAQGLRPRERLDDNDGHGFFEALGDSVVTGPTLTNVNDFRAIVITAGACKETGYAT
- the arnC gene encoding undecaprenyl-phosphate 4-deoxy-4-formamido-L-arabinose transferase; its protein translation is MLELSIVVPSFNERDNIRELISRLDAVLAGIRWEVIYVDDDSPDGTSDLVRSIAREDSRVRCLHRIGRRGLSRAVVEGVLASSAPSIVVMDADLQHDETLLPRMLAKVREDKLDFVVASRYCEGGSVGEWDNKRAAMSRFATYLAKLVVASPLTDPMSGFFLVQREAFDRAVRRLSGEGYKILLDLFASSPTPPRYAELPFVFRERFAGESKLDSAVLWQYIMLILDKRFGHILPPRLILFSLVGGSGLFVHFLILFLAFRVGNVPFAVGQIVATLAAMTSNYVLNNFLTYRDRRLRGMHFFTGLLSFYLVCGVGAVGNVGVANMIFNRQQEWWLAGLAGVVVGTVWNYVASAMFTWKKS
- the kbp gene encoding potassium binding protein Kbp, coding for MGMISFIKEAGQKLFGNKPEIAAAVAEPSNAEKAAAANTAAADAIGTYIKAQGLSTDGLTISFNGADQVVTVGGAVADMETREKIVVCCGNVHGVAGVADEMTCPEVPECTYHTVESGDTLSAVAKKAYGNANLYPQIFEANKPMLSSPDKIYPGQVLRIPAQA
- the rnfH gene encoding protein RnfH, giving the protein MADTGLNITVVCAVAPGQVVEVALELLAGACLADALQACSVLPAFAGVETLGLDSGVWGKLAAPTQPLADGDRVELYRPLTVDPKVARRTRFSRQGAGRAGLFTKKRAGAKAGY
- the ttuE gene encoding pyruvate kinase, translating into MRRNKHAKIVATLGPASDDKSTIRALFDAGADVFRLNFSHGKHADHQRRLDLLREIERDTGRPIAVLLDLQGPKLRIGTFAAGPVSLAEGAAFRFDLDSQTSGSSSRVALPHPEIFAALEIGTELLLDDGRLRLRVERFGPDFADTRVINGGPLSDRKGVNVPGVVLPLSALTEKDRADLAFGLTLGIDWVALSFVQRPEDIIALRAIVAGQAGIVAKLEKPAAIAALEAIVAETDAVMVARGDLGVEMPAEQVPSIQKRIVHACRRAGKPVIVATQMLESMVAAPVPTRAEASDVATAVYEGADAVMLSAESASGRYPVEAVQMMARIIAHTESDPRYREAIDAAHPAPLALAADAIGSALRDITGLLNAAATVAYTSSGYSALRMARERPHAPILGMTPALATARRLALVWGVHAVLCPEVADVPEMAALASRTTLQEGFGTPGQTIVISAGMPFGTSGTTNLLRIAHI
- the guaB gene encoding inosine-5'-monophosphate dehydrogenase is translated as MRLLGKALTFDDVLLVPAFSQVLPKDTSLATRLSRNITLNLPLVSAAMDTVTEARLAIAMAQEGGMGIVHKNFTPKQQAAEVLKVKRYESGVLRDPVIITPSHTVRQVIDMSAQLGISGFPVCDGGKVVGIVTSRDLRFETRYDVPVSQIMTPREKLVTVKEGASLAEAKALLNKSKLERLLVINDAFELKGLITVKDITKQTSFPNAARDAQGQLRVGAAVGVGEGTEERVEALVRAGVDAIVVDTAHGHSKGVIDRVRWIKQNYPHIDVIGGNIATGAAALALAEAGADAVKVGIGPGSICTTRIVAGVGVPQIMAIDNVATALLGSGIPLIADGGIRYSGDIAKAIAAGASTVMMGGMFAGTEEAPGEVVLFQGRSYKSYRGMGSIGAMQQGSADRYFQEVSTENPNADKLVPEGIEGRVPYKGSMVSIIFQMAGGIRASMGYCGCATIEDMKNKAEFVEITSAGIRESHVHDVQITKEAPNYRSE
- the guaA gene encoding GMP synthase [glutamine-hydrolyzing], which codes for MSHQKILILDFGSQVTQLIARRVRDAHVFCEVHPCDVTDEWMRAYAADGNLKGIILSGSHASVTEDTTDRAPQAVFDLGVPVLGICYGMQTMAQQLGGKVETGHTREFGFASVRARGHTALLKDIADFTTPEGEGMLNVWMSHGDKVTELPPGFKLMASTDSCPIAGMADESRHFYAVQFHPEVTHTVLGQALLNRFVLGICGTRPDWIMGDYIAEAVAHIRAQVGDEEVILGLSGGVDSSVAAALIHRAIGDQLTCVFVDHGLLRLNEGDMVMDMFVGKLHAKVIRADASDLFLGKLAGVTDPEAKRKIIGGEFVTVFKQEAAKLKGEGAKGAKWLAQGTIYPDVIESGGAKSKKAVTIKSHHNVGGLPEQLGLKLLEPLRELFKDEVRELGVALGLPANMVYRHPFPGPGLGVRILGEVKKEYADLLRRADAIFIEELHNFKDEATGKTWYQLTSQAFTVFLPVKSVGVMGDGRTYDYVVALRAVQTSDFMTADWAELPYALLKKVSGRIINEVRGINRVTYDVSSKPPATIEWE
- the ratA gene encoding ribosome association toxin RatA; translation: MKNVHKSVLIWYSAEEMFALVTQVALYPQFLPWCDQAAVLSEEANGMTAEVGIAFGGIHQKFVTHNTHVTSPASRQVQMKLIKGPFSNLDGTWSFTPVGDGSQRACRVDLQLNYGFDNIALSALVGPVFDRIAGSLVDAFVKRAEQVYG